GGCATGTGCTGGACAGAAGATCCGCCAACCCGTCAGGTAACGGCGATATCGAACCTAGAAGTCTTTCATACCGATAAAGCAGACGAGTTTGAAGTCCATACGGTATTTACTTTATACCGCAGTCGCTTTGAGCGTGATGACTCTACCTTGATGGGACGCCGTAAAGACATCTGGCGCAAAGTAGGCGATGAGTATCGTTTGGCTGGACGACTGATTCTGCTGCAACAATCTACGTTACTGACCAAAAACTTAAACGTATTTATGTAGCGCTTTATAAAATTTAATAGGTGATTTTGAGGCAATAATATGCAAATGCTATTGAATAGACGAGTGATTGTCACTGGCGCCGGTAGCGGTATCGGTAAAGCTATTGTCGAAAGATTTCTGCAAGAAGGCGCTAAAGTGCTTGCTGTCGTACGCAAACCTGAACAAATAGAGGATTTTTTAACCAATGAAAACTTCTGTTATGTGGTCGGTGACGTCAATGATTATGCGACCAACCAATCCGCTGTCGATACGGCAATTGAGAAGTGGGGCGGGCTTGATGCCATGGTAGCCAATGCTGGCGTGTGGGATTTCTTTAAAAAGCTGCAAAAAATGTCAGCCCAAGAGCTAGAAGACGGTTTTGAGCAAATCATGTCAACCAACGTCCGAGCCGTATTGATGGCGGCTCATGCCAGCTATGCAGCTTTAGAAGACTCGCGGGGCTGCTTTATTACCACAGGTTCTAACGCCTGTTTTCGTCCGGGCGGCGGCGGGCCTTTATATACCGCTTCTAAATACGCACTGCGCGGAGTCGTTGCTCAGTTAGCATTAGACTTTGCGCCTAACGTGCGCGTCTGCGGGGTTGCGCCAGGTGCCACAGATACACCAATTGGTGGCACTGATGGTTTAAATCAGACGGGCAAATCAATGAATAAAGATCGCGAACGTTTAGAGTCTATGGGCAAACATATCCCTCTAGGTCGTGTTTCCTCTCCTGAGGAACATACCGATCTTTATGTCACGCTAGCAAGCGCGAAAGGTGCACGCTATGTAACTGGCACTATTTTAGTCAGTGATGGAGGATTATCTGCCGGCCAATAGTATTTATCAAATGTGCTTTTAATTCTGACAATAAGCAATAGCTGTAAAAACAACCAAACCTAACTTTCATATTTATTTTGTACTCAAGGAAGAGTCTATGACAATCTCTGTGCCTAATGCTGTGCTAAAAAAACCTGCAGTAATGTATATGACATTATTCATGTGTTTTTGTATTGCCATTCTAGAAGGGTTTGATATTCAATCCATCGGTGTAGTGGCGTCATCTATTCAAGCGGAATTTAATTTAAGTAAAGGGCAGCTGGGCTGGATTTTTAGCGCCGCCACTTTGGGCATGTTTCCAGGAGCAATCGTTGCTGGACGTCTCTCAGATAAAATTGGTCGTAAAAAGATACTCATCTTTAGCGTCGCGTTATTTGGCATTATGTCACTTATGACGGCATTTACCACAGATTTTAATTCTCTAGTAATAGTACGTTTTCTCACCGGCATCGGTATGGGCGGTGCGTTACCTTTGATGATTGCGATGTCGTCAGAATCTGTACCTGAACGCTGGAGTGCCACTGCAGTTAGCGTGATGTATGCAGGCGTACCCTTTGGTGCTGGTATCACTGCGCTGATCGCAGGAGGGTTTACTGGTATTGGAGAGTGGAAAAATATTTTTTACTTAGGTGGGCTAACACCGATTGCTCTTGTGCCACTTCTCTTTATTTTCTTAAAAGAAACATATACCAAGAAAGAAGTTAGCCAAGATGCCGTGACAGAAAACACTGATTTTAAATTTATTTTATTTGGGGAAGGGCGTACAGCAACCACCATTCAAATCTGGCTAAGTTTTTTAGGTACCTTAATTGTTCTATATTTTATCTTAAATTGGCTCCCTGTTCTGATGCAGAACAATGGCTTGAGTCTAAAAAGCGCGAGCAACATCCAAGTCGCTTATCAAGTGGGCGGAGTTTGTGGCGTGCTGATTTTGGGTTGGTTGTTATCTAATATCAAGCTTAGGTCAGTCGTTATCATGATTTATATTGGTATTTTGGTCGGACTTTCTGCCTTAACTTTCTCCAAATCCCTAACGGCACTTATATTAGCCTCAGGTCTTTCAGGATTCTTTATCACTGGTGGACAATCAGCTTTATATGCGTTAGCGGCTAGAGCTTATAGCAAGAACATGCGCGGTACAGGAGTTGGCGTGGCCGTTGCTATGGGACGTGTTGGTTCGTTCGTAGGACCTCTATTAGCGGGTGTCATTTTCTCTTATAACTCGAACTCTTCATTTGTCATTGGCAGTAGTATTCCGGTGATTATTATTGCTGGTGTCGCTGCGATACTACTAGCAAATAACATCGCTCGGCGTGAAAAAGTAGATCAAGCTTTGCTTTTAAAGGCTTAGATACATGACGAATATTCGGTGTTAATTAATCTGATAAAACGGACTTTATTGATAGAATCATAGGGAATAAAACAATCATGCATAAACTCACGAATATATCTTTGGCAGTGATGGCTTGTGTGCTGTGTACACAGGCGCAAGCGATAGAACTGGTCAAGAATGGCGATACCACCTTCAGTGTTGGTGGCTATGTTAAAGCAGAAGGCGTATTTGCCTCTCCAGATAAAGGAGAGTCTGATTTTGAAGGCAATGCTCGTGAGTCGCGCATTAACTTCACCACGACGACGCTAGTCGATAATAGAAAACTCAAAGGTTTCATTGAAGGGGATTTTTACGGAGACTATGCATCAGGTGGCTCCAATTTGCGCTTGCGTCACGCTTATTTGCAGCTAGATAATGTGACGGTCGGTAAGACTTGGAATGGACAGTTTTTTGCGGTCGCTCCACGTTTGACTGAACAACTCGATTTCTGGGGCACTGGTTTTGGAACCATCGCTGGTAGTGGGATTTATGCTCGTCCAGATTTGACGTTGCATTATGCCAATAAAGGACTACGGCTAACCGCTCAAGACCCTGTTTATGAAGAGGCAGATCTGCCGGATATGGTGGCAAGCTATAGTAATGATATCTCCAAACTCGGCTATACATTGGCGGTTACCGCTCGTGAAGCGGGAACGGGCGTTGGAGATGACTTGGATTCGGACTTAGGTCTTGGCGTCTCATTAGCGGGTAAGCTCGCCTTGGGCAACGGCTCACTACATGGCAGTGTTTATACAGGCAAGGGCATGGGCGTTTATTCTGGCGTGTGTACGACGGGCGCACTAACGCCAGTCAGTCTAAATTGTGATGCAGAAGATGGCGACCTTGTTTCCCAAACCGGTTTTAGCGTGGGCTATCGCCATGTCTTTTCACCAAAACTGCGTGGCAATATGCGTTATGGAGAGGTCAACGTAGATAATGAGGCAGATACTTCGATTGATATCAAGAGCGCCAACCTTATCTATACCTATTTACCAAATCTTGATATTGGTGTCGAATGGCGAGACCGTAGTGACACGACGCTTCCTTGGAGACAAGCGGGTCAGGAAGTAGAGGTTATGGCGAAATATACATTCTGAATAATATCATTACTAGAATTTAAAATGGCTTAGGTTGTAAAATCCTAAGATGAATATGGGTTAATTTTCATCGTCATGTTACTTGATTGGAATCTCCCAAGTTAATGTCTACTGTCTACGAGATTGACAGCATAGATCACTAAAGACCAAGTTCCTAAATAAGGAATTATCTAAACCACAAGATTGTATAACCAAAAAGGTCTCGCTCCTGTATTTACAGTAGCGAGACCTTTTAATTAGATAGCATTGATATCAATACTTATACTTTACAGTTGACACTATATTTCTGACCGTTTGCCATTTTTACGCTCATGACACCGTAATCTGCTTTGGTGTGCCAATCATAGCTCATCTTAGGGTCAGTAGTATTAGTATAACGAGCGCCAGAACCTGAAACCGCTTGATTCAAGGTGAGCTTTTTATTGTTTATACCCACTTTAGGCAAGGTCACATTTAGATTGGCAACTTGACCATTAGCTGAATAGGCAGCCATAACTTGACCATTATCCTGACATGACATAATAGTCGTTTGATCAGTGCTAGTCATAGGTGCGTTAGTAGCACAAGCCGCTAGTAATAACACAACAGGAGCCGCAGCCATTAGTTTTTTCATAATAGTCCTTATAGATAAATATTCGGTTAAAAGTCAAGTAATCAAAAAAAGTTATGATAGCGCAAACTAAAATTTTTAATGTTAAATTTTGCTGTAAATTGTTATATTTAAGCTATATTTAGCACTTCCCATTGCTTATTGTCTTGATGAAAGTACCACGTCATTATTATAGGCGCGAGCAGGCTTAGCCAAATACCATAAGTAATCGATAGCCCTTGTGCTACTGTGATATAGCTCAGCAAAATAATACAGGTGGCAAGAATAAGAGCGGTCATATTGTGACTTGATTTGCGGCACATCAAGGCTCGAAGCAAGGTTAGCGTCACTAAAAAGCCCAATAGCATTATCATCAATAATCCCATAGCATAAGGCTGGGTTACCGTACGATTCAAAGTATCTGCCCAAGCATCGGTCACTAAATTAAGCGCGCTGCCTAACGCTGCAAGCGTAGCGAAAACAAAAAAGTGCCCATAGCCAAATAAGAATAAATCATAACGGCGACGCTCATTGTCCAAAATACTACCAAACGGGATAGTAAAATAGAGCCACCATAAGGCGAAAACCAATGCCACAAGGCTTGAACCTAATAATATAATAGCGCTAGCAGCAGACTCGGAGTTGACTAAAAAGGTTCGAATGCTGTTACTAACTCCTAGCACGCCTTCGCCTAAAACAATAATGGTCAACAGACCATAACGTTCAGCCATGTGATGAGGATGCCAATTGATGTTCTGTGCTGCACGCGCCCATATTGGCATCAGTAATTCAGCGGCTATAAATAAAAATAACGCAGGCGTTTGTATCGAAGCAGGTAGAAATAACCAAAGTATCCAAACACTTTGTAGCGTTAATAAGCCAATAATACTGCGACCAGCTACCCGTTTGTGACCTTCTACTTGGCGATAGACACGCCACCACTGGCTACAGCTGGCCAATCGCATGATCGCATAACCAGTGACTCCTATCCATGTTAATCCTTGCTCGAAAAACTGATTGATGTTGGCTGCAATCATTAATGAGCCAAACATCTGCAGCAATACTGAGAGACGATAGTACCAATCATCAGGATCGTAGCCGGAAGCAAACCATGTGAAGCTCGTCCAAGCATTCCATAAAATAAAGAAGGCTATGATAAAGGTCAAAAATCCTAAAAAGTCATGCGCAAGCAAGCGCTGGTAAAGGCCGCTTGCGGCTGCTGAAACGGCAATGACATAGACTAAATCAAACAATAACTCAAGCGTTGTTGAGGGTCGATTTGGTTCATTAGGATCGCGGGCGCTTATCTTATTGAGAGCAGGTATAGTGATCATTTAAGCTTATCCGTTAAGTGTCGAGCCGTAAATGCTTATCAAAACTTATCCCAATATGGATTGTCGCCAAAACGCTCAGCAATAAAGTTAATCAAATAACGACAGCGTTGCGATAAAAAGCGATTCTTAGGATAGACCGCATAAGCATTTAAAGTGGGCAATTGATATTGCTGCAGAATAGGCACCAGCTCACCACTGGTTAAGGCTTTATAAGTAATAAAAGTTGGCAGAAAAGCAATACCATGACCTTTGACTGCCATCTCCCGCAAAAAGTCCCCATTATTGGCTTTTATTTTACCGTTTACTGCTACTTGATGCTTCTTACCTTGCTCATCTATCATTTCTATCGTGCTAGATTTGCTCATACCATATTGTAAAAACTCATGTTCTGTCAGATCGTTAAAAGTCTTTGGCGTACCCATTTTCTCTAAATATTCGGGACTAGCGCATAACGCATAACGAATCAGTGCTAGACGTTTGGCTTGATAACTGGAATCTTGCAACTCTCTAATACGAATCGCTAACTCAAACCCTTCCTCAATCAAATCAGTATGCCGATCAGAAAAATCTAGCTCAAAATTTAACTCAGGATGCTGATTGGTGTATTCATCAATAACATCGTTCAAATGCATCAAACCAAAGGATAATGGTGCAGTCATCTTTAATGTCCCTTCGATACGCGTCGGAGTACCACTCGTCTCTTCATTCAGCGCATCCACTTCACTGAGTATATGGTTCACCTTTTGATAATACTGCTCACCAGCTTGGGTTAAGTTTGATTGACGCGTGGTTCGGCTAATCAGTTGACTGCCCAAGCGCGTCTCTAACTCCTTTAAACGCCGGCTTACCGCAGATTTTGCGATGTTTAGCTGCTCGGCAGCCTTGGTAATACTGCCTGCTTCGACAATACGCACAAACATTGCCATATCTTCTAATTGTCCCATATGAACCACCTCTTAATTGTTCTTTAAATAAGAACTTACATTTTTTATTATTACGGTTTATCTAGTTATAAGCAACGAATACAATAGTCCTGTCACATAATCAAATAAAAGCTTAAAAAACATTCTATTACTGGAGAAAACCCATGGACAACCTGCAAGCGTTAAGCGCGCCAATTGGACGCCTATTGTTATCAATGATTTTTATCTTTTCAGGCTTTACCAAAATTACCGGTTATGCCGCTACTCAAGGTTATATGGAAGCAATGGGTGTGCCTGGGATGCTATTGCCTTTGGTTATTGCTGTTGAGCTGCTTGGTGGTATCGCTATTTTATTAGGCTTTAAAGCGCGCTTAGTAGCGATTTTAATGGCTGGTTTTAGCGTTGTCTCAGCGCTGCTTTTCCATCAATTCTGGATAGATGAATCACAGATGAACCCTTTCATGAAAAACATTGCGATGGCGGGTGGTTTCTTGATGATATTTGCTCATGGAGCAGGTGCTTATTCAATTGATAACAGTAATCATCGCAGAATATAGTAGAGTAAATGGCTTAGAAAATATTGTCTTATCATCATAATCAAGGAGCCGC
This genomic window from Psychrobacter urativorans contains:
- a CDS encoding SDR family NAD(P)-dependent oxidoreductase, producing MQMLLNRRVIVTGAGSGIGKAIVERFLQEGAKVLAVVRKPEQIEDFLTNENFCYVVGDVNDYATNQSAVDTAIEKWGGLDAMVANAGVWDFFKKLQKMSAQELEDGFEQIMSTNVRAVLMAAHASYAALEDSRGCFITTGSNACFRPGGGGPLYTASKYALRGVVAQLALDFAPNVRVCGVAPGATDTPIGGTDGLNQTGKSMNKDRERLESMGKHIPLGRVSSPEEHTDLYVTLASAKGARYVTGTILVSDGGLSAGQ
- the mhpT gene encoding 3-(3-hydroxy-phenyl)propionate transporter MhpT — encoded protein: MTISVPNAVLKKPAVMYMTLFMCFCIAILEGFDIQSIGVVASSIQAEFNLSKGQLGWIFSAATLGMFPGAIVAGRLSDKIGRKKILIFSVALFGIMSLMTAFTTDFNSLVIVRFLTGIGMGGALPLMIAMSSESVPERWSATAVSVMYAGVPFGAGITALIAGGFTGIGEWKNIFYLGGLTPIALVPLLFIFLKETYTKKEVSQDAVTENTDFKFILFGEGRTATTIQIWLSFLGTLIVLYFILNWLPVLMQNNGLSLKSASNIQVAYQVGGVCGVLILGWLLSNIKLRSVVIMIYIGILVGLSALTFSKSLTALILASGLSGFFITGGQSALYALAARAYSKNMRGTGVGVAVAMGRVGSFVGPLLAGVIFSYNSNSSFVIGSSIPVIIIAGVAAILLANNIARREKVDQALLLKA
- a CDS encoding MliC family protein encodes the protein MKKLMAAAPVVLLLAACATNAPMTSTDQTTIMSCQDNGQVMAAYSANGQVANLNVTLPKVGINNKKLTLNQAVSGSGARYTNTTDPKMSYDWHTKADYGVMSVKMANGQKYSVNCKV
- a CDS encoding low temperature requirement protein A, which translates into the protein MITIPALNKISARDPNEPNRPSTTLELLFDLVYVIAVSAAASGLYQRLLAHDFLGFLTFIIAFFILWNAWTSFTWFASGYDPDDWYYRLSVLLQMFGSLMIAANINQFFEQGLTWIGVTGYAIMRLASCSQWWRVYRQVEGHKRVAGRSIIGLLTLQSVWILWLFLPASIQTPALFLFIAAELLMPIWARAAQNINWHPHHMAERYGLLTIIVLGEGVLGVSNSIRTFLVNSESAASAIILLGSSLVALVFALWWLYFTIPFGSILDNERRRYDLFLFGYGHFFVFATLAALGSALNLVTDAWADTLNRTVTQPYAMGLLMIMLLGFLVTLTLLRALMCRKSSHNMTALILATCIILLSYITVAQGLSITYGIWLSLLAPIIMTWYFHQDNKQWEVLNIA
- a CDS encoding LysR family transcriptional regulator; amino-acid sequence: MGQLEDMAMFVRIVEAGSITKAAEQLNIAKSAVSRRLKELETRLGSQLISRTTRQSNLTQAGEQYYQKVNHILSEVDALNEETSGTPTRIEGTLKMTAPLSFGLMHLNDVIDEYTNQHPELNFELDFSDRHTDLIEEGFELAIRIRELQDSSYQAKRLALIRYALCASPEYLEKMGTPKTFNDLTEHEFLQYGMSKSSTIEMIDEQGKKHQVAVNGKIKANNGDFLREMAVKGHGIAFLPTFITYKALTSGELVPILQQYQLPTLNAYAVYPKNRFLSQRCRYLINFIAERFGDNPYWDKF
- a CDS encoding DoxX family protein, which translates into the protein MDNLQALSAPIGRLLLSMIFIFSGFTKITGYAATQGYMEAMGVPGMLLPLVIAVELLGGIAILLGFKARLVAILMAGFSVVSALLFHQFWIDESQMNPFMKNIAMAGGFLMIFAHGAGAYSIDNSNHRRI